A stretch of the Nematostella vectensis chromosome 1, jaNemVect1.1, whole genome shotgun sequence genome encodes the following:
- the LOC5514444 gene encoding DALR anticodon-binding domain-containing protein 3 isoform X2, whose product MDKCADPLLYIEELLDSRIREFLSSPCSVNFSLKLNKRHGRKTTCADFVIPAFTRRLEKSPEHQGKVDFLSIADKLLGDDSCSKRASSIKTYFNKLDLNSGHLTITLNRKAVTKAIIGNVLNRSKQYGSGQGLQKSCQNCGIVVVTDTVLQHSTEARCVSLEDLRTVTTAMHVSQLLKLHGVGTDAVHVAPPQSSMKSSKGVPELLPLFSSFYSENQQDDLPTLKDIVGKIRPRLESLPRVVPITLENSPLPAYEDENCSNHADGKSSQHQNIPCSSEAFVINVEQCLKDRRITGFSSTVTNSKAVTSDNLLQHISCLELGTAKSTQAKGTIIHVINCRKLFASQTGGLLWQITSDNPCSSMQVFISLGLVSAQKNGQILPEDISAETLLRIREKQLHESYFLKYGSQVTGEEWVQSIRSMAISTIKIQLMAAAQNSNITLDISENSQDFRQATFLLYNSARLSKLFQKFEDGVTQGLYPSLPSIDQVDFSLLRDEEPRPHLFPLMFARLYLIKAIQQVLHNCLALLEIEPLTQM is encoded by the exons ATGGATAAATGCGCCGATCCTCTTCTCTATATTGAGGAGTTATTGGATTCGCGTATCAGGGAGTTTCTCTCATCACCATGCTCAGTAAATTTCAGCTTGAAATTGAACAAGCGCCATGGTCGTAAAACAACTTGTGCGGATTTTGTAATTCCTGCATTCACGCGGAGATTAGAGAAATCTCCTGAACATCAGGGCAAG GTTGACTTCTTGTCAATTGCAGACAAGCTTCTTGGAGATGATTCTTGTAGTAAAAGAGCCTCAAGTATAAAGACTTACTTCAACAAATTGGATTTAAATTCAGGCCACTTAACAATTACTCTTAACAGAAAAGCAGTCACAAAAGCTATCATAGGAAACGTATTGAATCGTTCAAAGCAGTATGGAAGTGGTCAGGGGTTGCAAAAGTCTTGTCAAAACTGTGGGATAGTGGTTGTTACTGACACAGTCCTACAACACTCCACAGAGGCACGTTGTGTTAGTCTTGAAGATCTGAGGACTGTCACAACAGCTATGCATGTGTCACAGTTATTAAAACTACATGG GGTAGGCACTGACGCAGTGCACGTTGCACCACCACAGTCCTCAATGAAAAGCTCAAAAGGTGTACCTGAATTACTTCCACTCTTCAGCTCTTTCTACTCGGAGAACCAGCAGGATGACTTGCCCACTTTAAAAGACATAGTAGGGAAAATACGACCCAGGCTAGAAAGTCTACCACGTGTTGTACCTATAACTTTGGAGAACAGTCCTCTCCCAGCATATGAAGATGAAAATTGTTCCAATCATGCTGATGGAAAATCTTCTCAACATCAAAACATACCCTGCTCATCTGAAGCGTTTGTGATAAATGTTGAACAATGTCTCAAGGACAGAAGAATCACAG GGTTCAGTTCTACTGTCACAAATTCTAAAG CTGTGACATCAGACAATCTCCTGCAACACATATCCTGTTTAGAGCTTGGGACAGCAAAAAGCACACAGGCAAAG GGTACAATTATCCATGTAATAAACTGCAGGAAGCTTTTTGCCAGCCAGACAGGGGGCTTGCTGTGGCAAATAACCTCTGATAATCCATGTTCCAGTATGCAG GTTTTTATCAGCCTTGGTCTTGTTTCTGCCCAAAAGAATGGACAAATACTTCCTGAGGATATCAGTGCTGAAACACTTCTAAG AATTAGAGAAAAGCAACTCCATGAGTCCTACTTTTTGAAATATGGCAGCCAGGTCACAG GAGAAGAGTGGGTGCAGTCCATAAGATCCATGGCCATCTCAACCATAAAGATTCAACTAATGGCTGCTGCTCAAAACAGCAAT atAACATTAGATATTTCTGAGAATTCACAGGATTTCAGGCAGGCTACATTTCTCCTCTACAACTCTGCACGGTTATCAAAACTATTCCAAAAATTTGAAGATGGTGTTACACAAG GTTTATATCCTTCCCTTCCATCTATCGACCAAGTGGACTTTTCATTGCTAAGAGATGAG GAGCCCCGCCCACACCTCTTCCCACTGATGTTTGCCAGGCTATACCTTATAAAGGCAATCCAgcag GTGTTACACAACTGCTTGGCCCTGTTGGAGATTGAGCCTCTGACACAAATGTGA
- the LOC5514472 gene encoding uncharacterized protein LOC5514472 produces MPRLMTAWFLACVLFVSFSLGLSIICHVCDPLKDTECLPNSKTIDCKMDQELGHAFDSCYTLQLVFSDAMGNFTYEEKNCSIRDGCQDLRNSMCQNFNETSKGLVKSCKIDCCTGDFCNGGKPDFSKNYGKTTRYPGNFPTTKPQVLAISHGFGCRCSAPLWTVLLLIAALLFNEMS; encoded by the exons ATGCCGCGGCTCATGACTGCTTGGTTTTTGGCGTGCGTTCTCTTTGTTTCCTTTTCTCTCG GGCTCTCCATCATATGCCACGTATGTGACCCGTTGAAGGATACCGAATGCTTACCGAACTCAAAAACCATAGACTGCAAAATGGACCAAGAACTTGGCCACGCATTCGACTCGTGCTACACACTGCAACTCGTTTTCTCGGATGCTATGGGAAACTTTACGTACGAGGAGAAAAACTGTAGCATCCGGGATGGCTGCCAGGACCTGCGAAACAGCATGTGTCAGAATTTTAACGAGACGTCAAAAGGACTTGTGAAGAGCTGCAAAATAGACTGCTGCACAGGGGACTTTTGTAATGGCGGAAAGCCTGATTTTTCTAAGAATTACGGGAAGACTACTCGTTACCCCGGAAATTTTCCGACAACTAAACCTCAAGTGCTAGCCATCTCGCACGGTTTTGGGTGTCGATGTTCTGCGCCGCTTTGGACGGTTCTTTTACTAATTGCCGCATTACTTTTCAATGAAATGAGTTGA
- the LOC116619351 gene encoding uncharacterized protein LOC116619351, which yields METKLNGVKIEQKLNDLSTTPSNPVYKWLGRSAFVLVLFTQAIILNHFLVLYENIKFSPHAFVLAYLPAVLFWVRGQISKRDQVVAAAVWFLYSLPLATILGWIFGRIVQKIEKDSFMDHGMLKNTLGLSALMYLLLDVEDYTPRLGMQVNWVKVLDILDYSDFFGLLLQRDSLIISDNFKTTIIAFGLLSILLTSVSLVRFTREHPPDSANASRIDPQLEITRLLLQIVLINFPFCALRIFIWYQYQIQLSAFTFKNFLMVAVNFAQIAGFSLAGCACCGSSHSAPAFTRACPPRLEEPGARCSSACVQSSRQRKRESKNIDLIDFEL from the coding sequence ATGGAGACAAAATTGAATGGAGTGAAAATTGAACAGAAATTGAACGACCTATCTACGACTCCATCTAATCCAGTTTACAAGTGGCTTGGTAGAAGTGCTTTTGTACTTGTGCTGTTCACGCAAGCCATCATATTAAATCACTTCTTGGTCCTTTACGAAAACATCAAGTTTTCGCCGCACGCGTTCGTCCTCGCGTACCTTCCCGCGGTCTTGTTCTGGGTTCGCGGTCAAATCAGTAAGCGCGACCAAGTGGTCGCAGCCGCTGTCTGGTTCCTCTATTCGCTTCCCCTTGCCACAATTTTAGGCTGGATTTTCGGAAGAATCGTTCAGAAGATTGAAAAGGACTCGTTCATGGATCATGGTATGTTGAAGAACACGCTTGGCCTGTCGGCTCTGATGTATCTTCTTCTCGATGTTGAAGATTACACACCGAGACTTGGGATGCAAGTTAACTGGGTAAAAGTATTGGACATTCTCGATTATTCAGATTTCTTCGGGCTTCTGCTACAACGGGATAGTCTCATTATTTCGGACAACTTCAAAACAACTATAATCGCATTTGGTCTTCTAAGCATTCTTTTGACGTCGGTTTCTTTAGTGCGATTTACCAGAGAGCATCCACCCGATAGTGCGAACGCGTCCAGAATCGACCCCCAGCTTGAGATAACACGGCTCCTCCTACAAATCGTACTGATCAACTTCCCTTTTTGTGCGCTGAGGATCTTTATTTGGTACCAGTATCAGATCCAACTCTCTGCCTTTACCTTCAAGAACTTCCTAATGGTCGCCGTAAACTTTGCGCAAATCGCCGGTTTCAGTCTAGCAGGATGTGCGTGCTGTGGTTCATCTCACTCGGCCCCAGCCTTTACTCGCGCTTGTCCGCCCCGACTGGAAGAGCCTGGTGCGAGGTGCTCGTCTGCTTGCGTGCAGAGCTCTAGACAGAGAAAAAGAGAGTCAAAAAATATTGACCTTATCGACTTTGAACTTTGA
- the LOC5514444 gene encoding DALR anticodon-binding domain-containing protein 3 isoform X1: MDKCADPLLYIEELLDSRIREFLSSPCSVNFSLKLNKRHGRKTTCADFVIPAFTRRLEKSPEHQGKVDFLSIADKLLGDDSCSKRASSIKTYFNKLDLNSGHLTITLNRKAVTKAIIGNVLNRSKQYGSGQGLQKSCQNCGIVVVTDTVLQHSTEARCVSLEDLRTVTTAMHVSQLLKLHGVGTDAVHVAPPQSSMKSSKGVPELLPLFSSFYSENQQDDLPTLKDIVGKIRPRLESLPRVVPITLENSPLPAYEDENCSNHADGKSSQHQNIPCSSEAFVINVEQCLKDRRITGFSSTVTNSKAVTSDNLLQHISCLELGTAKSTQAKGTIIHVINCRKLFASQTGGLLWQITSDNPCSSMQVFISLGLVSAQKNGQILPEDISAETLLRIREKQLHESYFLKYGSQVTGEEWVQSIRSMAISTIKIQLMAAAQNSNITLDISENSQDFRQATFLLYNSARLSKLFQKFEDGVTQGLYPSLPSIDQVDFSLLRDEEEWTLLLRYVLMYPSAVSDAIQPLTSNPQHGSTLTLHTNRICCFLLSLSHEFSSYYGRVHILVEPRPHLFPLMFARLYLIKAIQQVLHNCLALLEIEPLTQM, encoded by the exons ATGGATAAATGCGCCGATCCTCTTCTCTATATTGAGGAGTTATTGGATTCGCGTATCAGGGAGTTTCTCTCATCACCATGCTCAGTAAATTTCAGCTTGAAATTGAACAAGCGCCATGGTCGTAAAACAACTTGTGCGGATTTTGTAATTCCTGCATTCACGCGGAGATTAGAGAAATCTCCTGAACATCAGGGCAAG GTTGACTTCTTGTCAATTGCAGACAAGCTTCTTGGAGATGATTCTTGTAGTAAAAGAGCCTCAAGTATAAAGACTTACTTCAACAAATTGGATTTAAATTCAGGCCACTTAACAATTACTCTTAACAGAAAAGCAGTCACAAAAGCTATCATAGGAAACGTATTGAATCGTTCAAAGCAGTATGGAAGTGGTCAGGGGTTGCAAAAGTCTTGTCAAAACTGTGGGATAGTGGTTGTTACTGACACAGTCCTACAACACTCCACAGAGGCACGTTGTGTTAGTCTTGAAGATCTGAGGACTGTCACAACAGCTATGCATGTGTCACAGTTATTAAAACTACATGG GGTAGGCACTGACGCAGTGCACGTTGCACCACCACAGTCCTCAATGAAAAGCTCAAAAGGTGTACCTGAATTACTTCCACTCTTCAGCTCTTTCTACTCGGAGAACCAGCAGGATGACTTGCCCACTTTAAAAGACATAGTAGGGAAAATACGACCCAGGCTAGAAAGTCTACCACGTGTTGTACCTATAACTTTGGAGAACAGTCCTCTCCCAGCATATGAAGATGAAAATTGTTCCAATCATGCTGATGGAAAATCTTCTCAACATCAAAACATACCCTGCTCATCTGAAGCGTTTGTGATAAATGTTGAACAATGTCTCAAGGACAGAAGAATCACAG GGTTCAGTTCTACTGTCACAAATTCTAAAG CTGTGACATCAGACAATCTCCTGCAACACATATCCTGTTTAGAGCTTGGGACAGCAAAAAGCACACAGGCAAAG GGTACAATTATCCATGTAATAAACTGCAGGAAGCTTTTTGCCAGCCAGACAGGGGGCTTGCTGTGGCAAATAACCTCTGATAATCCATGTTCCAGTATGCAG GTTTTTATCAGCCTTGGTCTTGTTTCTGCCCAAAAGAATGGACAAATACTTCCTGAGGATATCAGTGCTGAAACACTTCTAAG AATTAGAGAAAAGCAACTCCATGAGTCCTACTTTTTGAAATATGGCAGCCAGGTCACAG GAGAAGAGTGGGTGCAGTCCATAAGATCCATGGCCATCTCAACCATAAAGATTCAACTAATGGCTGCTGCTCAAAACAGCAAT atAACATTAGATATTTCTGAGAATTCACAGGATTTCAGGCAGGCTACATTTCTCCTCTACAACTCTGCACGGTTATCAAAACTATTCCAAAAATTTGAAGATGGTGTTACACAAG GTTTATATCCTTCCCTTCCATCTATCGACCAAGTGGACTTTTCATTGCTAAGAGATGAG GAAGAATGGACCTTGCTTCTACGATATGTTCTCATGTACCCCTCTGCAGTATCTGACGCCATCCAGCCTTTAACAAGTAACCCTCAGCACGGCTCCACCCTCACTCTCCATACTAACCGCATCTGCTGCTTCCTACTGTCACTCAGCCATGAGTTCAGTTCCTACTATGGCCGGGTCCATATTCTTGTG GAGCCCCGCCCACACCTCTTCCCACTGATGTTTGCCAGGCTATACCTTATAAAGGCAATCCAgcag GTGTTACACAACTGCTTGGCCCTGTTGGAGATTGAGCCTCTGACACAAATGTGA
- the LOC5514443 gene encoding G/T mismatch-specific thymine DNA glycosylase: MRRKFKASEINAEISPYFDRPGTSDDSSNNGSPAKKRARPNKYGGMSEEDVMKLLLPDRVAENLDILFIGINPGLTSAYKGHHYAGPNNHFWPCLYDSGLVPEKLTFRDDEKCPAYGIGLTNIVERTTRGSSDLSRKEIKDGVDALIVKVKRLKPLVACFNGKGIYEIFSKSKCEIGRQTKCIPGTNVVVYVMPSSSGRTMTYPRASDKLKFFTELKSLRDEAKLKTLSADADKPKTDNTDTREKKTLET; the protein is encoded by the exons ATGCGTCGAAAATTCAAAGCATCCGAAATCAACGCAGAAATAAGCCCTTATTT TGATCGTCCAGGGACCTCTGATGACTCCAGTAATAACGGCAGTCCGGCGAAAAAGCGTGCCCGGCCAAATAAATATGGGGGTATGAGCGAGGAAGATGTGATGAAACTACTGCTACCAGACCGAGTCGCTGAAAACCTCGATATTCTTTTC ATAGGGATAAACCCAGGGCTAACCTCAGCTTACAAAGGCCATCATTATGCTGGACCAAATAACCATTTCT GGCCATGTCTTTATGACTCTGGGCTTGTTCCTGAGAAGCTAACCTTTAGAGATGATGAAAAGTGTCCAGCATATGGTATTGGACTTACAAATATTGTAGAGAGGACGACTAGGGGATCCTCAGATTTATCAAG aaaagaaattaaagatGGTGTAGATGCACTGATTGTGAAAGTCAAAAGGCTGAAACCCTTGGTTGCTTGTTTCAATGGAAAAG GtatttatgaaatattttccAAATCTAAGTGTGAGATTGGTCGCCAAACTAAATGTATTCCAGGAACAAATGTG GTTGTCTACGTCATGCCGTCTAGTTCAGGCAGAACAATGACCTATCCCAGAGCAAGTGACAAGTTAAAATTCTTCACTGAGTTAAAATCGCTACGAGATGAAGCCAAGCTAAAAACACTTTCTGCTGATGCAGATAAACCGAAAACAGACAATACGGATacaagagagaaaaaaactttAGAGACATGA
- the LOC5514471 gene encoding galanin receptor type 1, giving the protein MTSNYTNSTQATGQREPLESTTFITTKIVFYFLILLCTTVGNSMVVYVICTSRKMRSSSNLLVLNLAVCDLFTPLISIPFDFALEENHYVYLFGKAMCKVLGPSATLTTTAASLTLAAISLDRYRIIMHPFKTRLSSKQIKLIILGIYVFSVIAVFPYAYVLRLENSDCSEHWPMVLYRQLYTMALFLIQYALPLVFMIIMYAFAIKNLYSASDKMRNNSIHTPAFDMNKLEDSEGKRGFFRKLRRKSVSEENPNARATKMFMTVVAVFSVFMFPNQVLWLWADYGDGLKQPHFRQVSVICWLFTYTNGVVNPIIFAIFSKEFRSGFKALLKFIFCCNQEVISLGKGRFEFFTRTATDSSSHSYDGATERGKHFKATSINTGYDTINSLRKSNCDFFPPRPCETTLFIKTLPNLTAQKHGSSCDKNSLRDKTLESHSYREPNRGESRLSGSFSDRSMADESTARCTDGVLKATTPLNPTDMDSQEGFLDKSAFLTFTDLPETYC; this is encoded by the coding sequence ATGACTAGCAACTACACTAACAGCACACAGGCAACGGGGCAAAGGGAGCCGCTGGAGTCCACCACTTTTATAACCACCAAGATCGTGTTCTATTTTCTTATACTTCTTTGCACGACAGTTGGGAATTCAATGGTGGTTTATGTGATTTGCACGAGTAGAAAGATGCGTAGTTCGTCCAACCTTCTAGTGCTTAACTTAGCTGTTTGCGACTTGTTCACGCCACTCATAAGCATCCCTTTCGACTTCGCGCTGGAGGAAAATCACTACGTGTACTTGTTTGGCAAAGCGATGTGTAAAGTGCTTGGACCTAGTGCTACGTTGACGACCACGGCCGCGTCGTTGACTCTCGCCGCGATTTCCTTGGACCGTTATCGCATTATAATGCACCCGTTCAAGACCAGACTGAGCTCCAAGCAAATCAAGCTCATTATACTCGGCATCTACGTGTTCTCCGTGATCGCCGTGTTCCCATACGCGTACGTCTTGCGACTGGAAAACAGCGACTGCTCAGAACACTGGCCTATGGTGCTGTATCGACAGCTCTATACAATGGCATTGTTTTTAATCCAGTATGCGCTCCCGCTGGTCTTTATGATAATCATGTATGCCTTCGCTATTAAGAACTTATATTCTGCCTCGGACAAAATGCGAAACAACTCGATTCATACTCCCGCCTTTGATATGAACAAATTAGAAGATAGTGAGGGGAAGCGGGGTTTTTTCCGCAAACTGCGACGTAAATCAGTGAGTGAAGAGAACCCAAATGCGCGCGCCACCAAAATGTTCATGACCGTGGTTGCAGTTTTCTCCGTGTTCATGTTCCCTAATCAAGTATTGTGGTTATGGGCTGATTACGGCGACGGCTTAAAACAGCCGCACTTTCGTCAGGTATCTGTGATCTGTTGGCTCTTTACTTACACTAATGGTGTAGTTAACCCTATTATTTTCGCCATTTTTAGTAAAGAGTTCCGTAGCGGATTTAAGGCTTTACtcaagtttattttttgttgtaaTCAAGAGGTGATTTCTTTGGGAAAGGGTAGATTCGAGTTCTTTACTAGAACTGCCACTGATTCTTCCTCGCACTCTTACGATGGCGCCACCGAGCGAGGAAAGCACTTCAAAGCTACGTCCATTAACACTGGCTATGACACGATAAACTCGCTAAGAAAATCCAACTGTGATTTCTTTCCACCGCGTCCCTGCGAAACTACCCTCTTTATCAAGACACTCCCTAATCTAACGGCGCAAAAGCACGGCTCTTCTTGTGATAAAAATTCCCTTCGCGACAAAACACTAGAATCGCACTCGTACAGGGAACCGAATCGCGGTGAAAGTCGCCTAAGTGGATCTTTCAGCGATAGGTCAATGGCAGATGAGTCGACAGCAAGATGTACTGATGGGGTTTTGAAAGCCACCACGCCACTCAATCCGACGGACATGGATTCGCAAGAAGGATTTCTAGACAAGAGCGCATTTTTGACCTTCACTGATTTGCCAGAGACGTACTGCTAG